In Halosegnis marinus, one genomic interval encodes:
- a CDS encoding TIGR00300 family protein gives MTVSRVVELEGHIIDSGMMGSAFSIVMDMGGEFDVEEFEVGRRKDERSYARMRVSAEDEETLRSILHELHQNGANPADPADATLTPAPDDQVVPEGFYSTTNHPTDVRYEGEWVGVERMEMDCAVVVEDTDDGPRAYTKVLNAVEAGDRIVTGEGGIRVKPPERPRNGGGAFGFMRGGVSSERPSETTIRQVAEAIAETKAEGGNVLVVAGPALIHTGAREDLARLVREGFVDALSAGNGFAVHDIERDLFGTSLGVNTETADHARKGHKHHIYTISEVIRAGSIPEAVEQGVVESGVMYQCIENDVPYVLAGSIRDDGPLPDTITDAVEAQNAIREQAHDADMVLMLSTLLHSVAVGNCLPSDTRVVCVDINPATVTQLLDRGSAQAVGMVTDIGTFVPTLADELLG, from the coding sequence ATGACAGTCTCGCGCGTGGTCGAACTGGAGGGCCACATCATCGACTCGGGGATGATGGGGTCGGCCTTCTCCATCGTGATGGACATGGGCGGCGAGTTCGACGTCGAGGAGTTCGAGGTCGGCCGCCGGAAGGACGAGCGCTCGTACGCCCGGATGCGCGTCAGCGCCGAGGACGAGGAGACGCTCCGCTCCATCCTCCACGAACTCCACCAGAACGGCGCGAACCCCGCGGACCCGGCGGACGCGACTCTGACGCCCGCGCCCGACGACCAGGTGGTCCCGGAGGGGTTCTACTCCACGACGAACCACCCGACGGACGTACGCTACGAGGGCGAGTGGGTCGGCGTCGAGCGGATGGAGATGGACTGTGCGGTCGTCGTCGAGGACACCGACGACGGGCCGCGCGCCTACACGAAGGTGCTCAACGCCGTCGAGGCGGGCGACCGCATCGTCACCGGCGAGGGCGGCATCCGGGTCAAGCCCCCGGAGCGTCCGCGCAACGGCGGCGGCGCGTTCGGCTTCATGCGCGGCGGCGTCTCCTCCGAGCGCCCCTCGGAGACGACCATCCGGCAGGTCGCGGAGGCCATCGCGGAGACGAAGGCCGAGGGCGGCAACGTCCTCGTCGTCGCCGGCCCCGCGCTCATCCACACCGGGGCGCGCGAGGACCTCGCGCGACTGGTCCGCGAGGGATTCGTGGACGCGCTGTCGGCGGGCAACGGCTTCGCCGTCCACGACATCGAGCGCGACCTGTTCGGCACCTCGCTCGGGGTGAACACCGAGACGGCCGACCACGCGCGCAAGGGCCACAAACACCACATCTACACCATTTCCGAGGTCATCCGCGCGGGGAGCATCCCGGAGGCCGTCGAGCAGGGAGTGGTCGAGTCGGGCGTGATGTACCAGTGTATCGAGAACGACGTGCCCTACGTGCTCGCCGGGTCGATTCGCGACGACGGCCCGCTCCCGGACACTATCACCGACGCGGTGGAGGCGCAGAACGCCATCCGCGAGCAGGCGCACGACGCCGACATGGTGCTGATGCTCTCGACGCTCCTCCACTCGGTCGCCGTCGGCAACTGCCTCCCCTCGGACACGCGGGTCGTCTGCGTCGATATCAACCCCGCGACGGTCACCCAACTGCTCGACCGCGGGAGCGCACAGGCCGTCGGGATGGTGACCGACATCGGCACGTTCGTCCCGACGCTCGCCGACGAACTGCTCGGCTAG
- a CDS encoding DUF7553 family protein: MSREHLRDAADALDRAADGVADTDRARTLADSLRSLAERDTGPDHGRLARIENALVELRDGADDEAAAALDETKEHVEAYRENVPGV, translated from the coding sequence GTGAGCCGAGAGCACCTCCGCGACGCCGCCGACGCCCTCGACCGGGCCGCCGACGGCGTCGCCGACACGGACCGCGCGCGAACCCTCGCCGACAGCCTGCGCTCGCTCGCGGAGCGCGACACCGGGCCCGACCACGGCCGCCTCGCGCGCATCGAGAACGCGCTCGTGGAACTGCGCGACGGCGCGGACGACGAGGCGGCCGCGGCGCTCGACGAGACGAAGGAACACGTCGAGGCGTACCGCGAGAACGTCCCGGGCGTCTAG
- a CDS encoding universal stress protein encodes MTTFLIGTDSVETSETLVPYVKGRLTDGDTVYAVNSLFGGDDTSDEDVAAGEEALRVLADELGADTHQLIRGNSPQEDMLEFARDHDADELVIGIRKRSPTGKMLFGSTAQDLLLDTDRPVATVPLTKPN; translated from the coding sequence ATGACGACGTTCCTCATCGGGACCGACAGCGTGGAGACGAGCGAGACGCTCGTCCCGTACGTGAAGGGCCGACTGACCGACGGCGACACGGTGTACGCGGTGAACTCCCTGTTCGGCGGCGACGACACGAGCGACGAGGACGTGGCCGCCGGCGAGGAGGCGCTGCGGGTCCTCGCCGACGAACTCGGCGCCGACACGCACCAGCTCATCCGCGGCAACAGCCCGCAGGAGGACATGCTGGAGTTCGCCCGCGACCACGACGCCGACGAACTCGTCATCGGCATCCGCAAGCGCTCCCCGACCGGGAAGATGCTGTTCGGCTCCACCGCACAGGACCTGCTGCTCGACACCGACCGGCCCGTCGCGACGGTGCCGCTCACCAAGCCGAACTGA
- a CDS encoding phosphoribosylamine--glycine ligase, producing the protein MRFLVCSLDAALLGDLAWQLTREGHDVKYYVEAESDREIADGFVEKTDDWRGEVEWADTVVFDDIWVGSDVGTGALAEELRAEGHAVVGGTPATDELEAERGAAMDLLEAHGVDTMPHREFTEFGAAVEYVEANPAPYVIKPLGEVQNVKRLLYVGREDDGGDVVDVLRAYEKSWGHRMKGFQLQRRVEGVEVAVCGFFDGERFVEPINFNFEHKKLFPGNIGPSTGEMGTSLFWAGRNELFRRTLGSLEGWLAEEGYVGSIDLNCIVNAEGAYPLEFTPRFGYPTITLQQETFECDTGRFFHDLARGNDPDLDVYEGYAVGVRVVLPPFPFDDDATYDETSRNAPLVFEGEVAGPDPELVTTDGVVPEGVHIEDAKRVAVEGGRQWRAAGESGMPLVVTGKGETMRAAREQCYERVGRVVVPNCYYRDDIGERWEADGDRLLAWGYLGP; encoded by the coding sequence ATGCGATTCCTAGTCTGTTCGCTCGACGCCGCCCTGCTCGGTGACCTCGCGTGGCAGTTGACCCGCGAGGGCCACGACGTGAAGTACTACGTCGAGGCCGAGTCCGACCGCGAGATAGCCGACGGGTTCGTCGAGAAGACGGACGACTGGCGCGGCGAGGTCGAGTGGGCCGACACCGTCGTGTTCGACGACATCTGGGTCGGCTCCGACGTGGGGACGGGTGCGCTCGCCGAGGAACTCCGCGCCGAGGGCCACGCGGTCGTCGGGGGGACGCCGGCCACCGACGAACTGGAGGCCGAGCGCGGCGCGGCGATGGACCTGCTCGAAGCCCACGGCGTGGACACGATGCCCCACCGGGAGTTCACGGAGTTCGGGGCGGCCGTCGAGTACGTGGAGGCGAACCCCGCGCCGTACGTCATCAAGCCGCTGGGCGAGGTGCAGAACGTCAAGCGCCTGCTGTACGTCGGGCGCGAGGACGACGGCGGCGACGTGGTGGACGTGTTGCGCGCCTACGAGAAGTCGTGGGGCCACCGGATGAAGGGGTTCCAGCTCCAGCGGCGCGTCGAGGGCGTCGAGGTGGCCGTCTGCGGCTTCTTCGACGGCGAGCGGTTCGTCGAGCCGATAAACTTCAACTTCGAGCACAAGAAGCTCTTCCCCGGCAACATCGGCCCCTCGACGGGCGAGATGGGGACCTCGCTGTTCTGGGCCGGGCGCAACGAGCTGTTCCGGCGCACGCTCGGGAGCCTGGAGGGGTGGCTCGCCGAGGAGGGGTACGTCGGGAGCATCGACCTGAACTGCATCGTCAACGCCGAGGGGGCGTACCCGCTGGAGTTCACCCCGCGGTTCGGCTACCCGACCATCACCCTCCAGCAGGAGACGTTCGAGTGCGACACCGGCCGGTTCTTCCACGACCTCGCGCGGGGTAACGACCCCGACCTCGACGTGTACGAGGGGTACGCGGTCGGCGTCCGCGTCGTCCTCCCGCCGTTCCCGTTCGACGACGACGCGACGTACGACGAGACCTCGCGGAACGCCCCGCTCGTCTTCGAGGGCGAGGTCGCGGGTCCGGACCCCGAACTCGTCACGACGGACGGGGTCGTCCCCGAGGGCGTCCACATCGAGGACGCGAAGCGCGTCGCGGTCGAGGGGGGCCGGCAGTGGCGCGCCGCGGGCGAGTCGGGGATGCCGCTCGTCGTCACGGGCAAGGGCGAGACGATGCGGGCGGCGCGCGAGCAGTGCTACGAGCGCGTCGGCCGCGTCGTGGTGCCGAACTGCTACTACCGCGACGACATCGGCGAACGGTGGGAGGCGGACGGCGACCGGCTGCTCGCGTGGGGGTATCTCGGCCCCTGA
- a CDS encoding phytoene/squalene synthase family protein yields the protein MVDESQLAESKSIHKATGKTFYYATRVLPKRVRDATYVLYAFFRVADEVVDDAQGVDAEEQRRRLAEIREAALGRTETDDAVLAAFAEMREAYGIPDEEVETFVDAMAADIDTSRYHTYDQLREYMRGSAAAVGVMMTYVMDGEETEVALPHATTLGEAFQMTNFLRDVGEDIVERDRVYLPIETLEEFGSGVDDIRAREPTDGFRRAVQSELHRTEELYREGVAGIKYLPKDCQFAVLLSAVLYADHHRLIRARDYDTLTDTPSLSTARKVSLSVRTRWHWLWNKDPEAVFAKVSAVPSGDARRHAEPGAPSPAR from the coding sequence ATGGTTGACGAGTCCCAGCTGGCGGAGAGCAAGTCCATCCACAAGGCGACGGGGAAGACGTTCTACTACGCGACGCGGGTGCTGCCGAAGCGGGTGCGGGACGCGACGTACGTGCTGTACGCGTTCTTCCGGGTCGCCGACGAGGTCGTCGACGACGCGCAGGGGGTCGACGCCGAGGAGCAGCGCCGCCGGCTGGCCGAGATACGCGAGGCCGCGCTCGGCCGCACCGAGACGGACGACGCCGTGCTGGCGGCCTTCGCCGAGATGCGCGAGGCGTACGGCATCCCCGACGAGGAGGTGGAGACGTTCGTGGACGCGATGGCCGCCGACATCGACACCTCGCGGTACCACACGTACGACCAACTGCGCGAGTACATGCGCGGCTCCGCCGCCGCCGTCGGCGTGATGATGACCTACGTGATGGACGGCGAGGAGACGGAGGTCGCCCTGCCGCACGCGACGACGCTCGGCGAGGCGTTCCAGATGACGAACTTCCTGCGCGACGTGGGCGAGGACATCGTGGAGCGCGACCGCGTCTACCTCCCCATCGAGACCCTGGAGGAGTTCGGCTCCGGGGTCGACGACATCCGCGCCCGCGAGCCGACCGACGGCTTCCGCCGTGCCGTCCAGTCCGAGCTCCACCGCACGGAGGAGCTGTACCGCGAAGGCGTGGCCGGCATCAAGTACCTCCCGAAGGACTGCCAGTTCGCGGTGCTGCTGTCGGCCGTGCTGTACGCCGACCACCACCGCCTCATCCGGGCGCGCGACTACGACACGCTCACCGACACCCCGAGCCTCTCGACGGCCCGGAAGGTGTCGCTCTCGGTCCGCACGCGCTGGCACTGGCTGTGGAACAAGGACCCGGAGGCCGTGTTCGCGAAGGTGTCCGCCGTCCCGAGCGGGGACGCGCGCCGCCACGCCGAGCCCGGGGCGCCGAGTCCGGCACGCTGA
- the cruF gene encoding bisanhydrobacterioruberin hydratase, whose product MAESETAVSRTTVETRLDDLVAGNRFTIAVVFPLFGAVLLVASAESLLPAPLNFNPLLVLFGTLVMRLPLVAGVAPVVGRRAAAGIGLLTLYAYAVEYVGTTTGLPYGYFAYGVDLGPMLLDKVPLGLPVFFLPLVVNAYLLCLLLLGSRSALVRVPVVIGTVLLMDLVLDPGAVALGFWEYELGRVALDAWPYTATGDFYGVPWSNYAGWVLSATVAVVTLDRAFDADALRARLRGCEFMLDDLVSFVILWGGINAYFGQWVPVALAALLGVGLWRTDRFDVPPPPWLERRRAE is encoded by the coding sequence ATGGCTGAGTCCGAGACGGCCGTCTCCCGGACGACCGTCGAGACGCGGCTGGACGACCTCGTGGCGGGGAACCGCTTCACCATCGCCGTCGTGTTCCCGCTGTTCGGGGCCGTCCTGCTCGTCGCCAGCGCCGAGTCGCTGCTGCCCGCGCCCCTCAACTTCAACCCCCTGCTCGTGCTGTTCGGCACGCTCGTGATGCGCCTCCCGCTCGTCGCGGGGGTCGCCCCGGTCGTGGGTCGCCGGGCCGCCGCCGGCATCGGCCTGCTCACGCTGTACGCGTACGCCGTCGAGTACGTCGGGACGACCACGGGCCTGCCGTACGGCTACTTCGCGTACGGCGTGGACCTCGGGCCGATGCTGCTCGACAAGGTGCCGCTCGGCCTCCCCGTGTTCTTCCTCCCGCTCGTGGTGAACGCCTACCTGCTGTGTCTGCTCCTCCTCGGGTCGCGCTCCGCGCTCGTGCGCGTGCCGGTCGTCATCGGGACGGTCCTGCTGATGGACCTCGTGCTCGACCCCGGCGCCGTCGCGCTCGGCTTCTGGGAGTACGAACTCGGCCGGGTCGCGCTCGACGCGTGGCCCTACACCGCGACCGGCGACTTCTACGGCGTCCCGTGGTCGAACTACGCCGGGTGGGTGCTCTCCGCGACGGTCGCCGTCGTGACGCTCGACCGCGCGTTCGACGCGGACGCGCTCCGCGCGCGGCTCCGCGGCTGTGAGTTCATGCTCGACGACCTCGTCTCGTTCGTCATCCTGTGGGGCGGCATCAACGCCTACTTCGGCCAGTGGGTGCCGGTCGCGCTCGCGGCCCTGCTCGGGGTCGGCCTGTGGCGGACGGACCGCTTCGACGTGCCGCCGCCGCCGTGGCTGGAGCGGCGGCGGGCGGAGTGA
- a CDS encoding prenyltransferase: MSDAPLLDRLLPPRDTRTGYLVRLSRPRFWLYLAGPVVVGVAYAANSPAELFGPLAVALFVYFLLPANVFLYGVNDVFDRDVDAANPKKEEREVRYRGDRTVPVAVAVTALAGLAFLPFLPPAGAVAMLGFLALGAEYSAPPLRFKTKPLLDSLSNGLYVLPGVVAYAAVSGVAPPALAVAGGWLWAMAMHTFSAIPDIDPDREAGIETTATRLGESRTYAYCGLLWAGAAAAFALLHPFLGAVFAFYPLFVAGIALSGVAVDRAYWWFPVVNTAAGAVLTNGALWVMLYG, translated from the coding sequence ATGAGCGACGCGCCCCTGCTCGACCGGCTGTTGCCCCCCCGCGACACGCGCACGGGGTACCTGGTCCGCCTCTCGCGGCCGCGCTTCTGGCTCTACCTCGCCGGCCCGGTCGTCGTCGGGGTCGCGTACGCCGCGAACTCGCCCGCGGAGCTGTTCGGCCCGCTCGCCGTCGCGCTGTTCGTCTACTTCCTGCTGCCGGCGAACGTCTTCCTCTACGGCGTCAACGACGTGTTCGACCGCGACGTGGACGCCGCGAACCCCAAGAAGGAGGAGCGCGAGGTGCGCTACCGCGGCGACCGCACCGTCCCGGTCGCCGTCGCCGTCACGGCGCTCGCGGGGCTGGCCTTCCTCCCCTTCCTCCCCCCGGCCGGGGCCGTCGCCATGCTCGGCTTCCTCGCCCTCGGCGCGGAGTACTCCGCGCCCCCGCTCCGGTTCAAGACGAAGCCGCTGCTGGACTCGCTGTCGAACGGCCTCTACGTCCTGCCCGGCGTCGTCGCCTACGCCGCCGTGTCGGGCGTCGCGCCCCCCGCGCTCGCCGTCGCCGGCGGCTGGCTGTGGGCGATGGCGATGCACACCTTCTCCGCGATACCGGACATCGACCCCGACCGCGAGGCGGGCATCGAGACGACCGCGACCCGCCTCGGGGAGTCGAGAACGTACGCCTACTGCGGCCTGCTGTGGGCCGGCGCGGCGGCCGCCTTCGCCCTCCTCCACCCGTTCCTCGGCGCGGTGTTCGCCTTCTACCCCCTGTTCGTCGCCGGCATCGCGCTCTCGGGCGTGGCCGTCGACCGGGCCTACTGGTGGTTCCCGGTCGTCAACACCGCCGCCGGCGCCGTGCTGACGAACGGCGCGCTGTGGGTGATGCTGTATGGCTGA
- a CDS encoding phytoene desaturase family protein, with the protein MSLTGTPVAVIGGGFGGLSTACYLADAGANVTVFEKNEQLGGRASSLHRDGFRFDMGPSWYLMPDVFERFFGHFGREPSDYYDLARLDPHYRIFFKGDQGATDGGVAAEAPGFGEHDGARYVDMLPDLDANVETFEAIEPGAGDALREYLDTSATHYETAMEHFVYEDRPRLRDWVELDVMRAAPIGLQLIGTMDDYVADYFETPKLRQIMQYTLVFLGGSPRNTPALYNMMSHVDFNMGVYYPEGADPSPETRTLIDDPEGEVTGLSAVVSGLVELGRELGVSYELNAPVAEIISRREGFELELAGGGRSRFDLVVSDADYAHTEQELLPEHARGYDADYWDERTYAPSAFLLYMGVEGDIDPLAHHTLVLPDDWDPHFDDIFDTPAWPDDPAYYVCAPSETDDTVAPEGHSNLFVLVPIAPGLEDGPEVREEYREAVLDDLATNTGVELRDRIVVEEEFSVSEFTERYNSMKGTALGMAHTLRQTALLRPPHRSKELDGLYFTGSYTTPGIGVPMCLISGEHTADAVLADRD; encoded by the coding sequence ATGTCACTCACGGGAACCCCGGTGGCGGTCATCGGGGGCGGCTTCGGGGGCCTGTCGACGGCCTGCTATCTCGCGGACGCGGGGGCGAACGTCACCGTCTTCGAGAAGAACGAGCAGCTCGGCGGCCGGGCCTCCTCGCTCCACCGCGACGGCTTCCGCTTCGATATGGGCCCGTCGTGGTACCTGATGCCGGACGTGTTCGAGCGGTTCTTCGGCCACTTTGGGAGGGAGCCGTCCGACTACTACGACCTCGCGCGCCTCGACCCCCACTACCGCATCTTCTTCAAGGGGGACCAGGGCGCGACGGACGGCGGGGTCGCGGCCGAGGCCCCCGGCTTCGGCGAGCACGACGGCGCGCGCTACGTCGATATGCTCCCGGACCTCGACGCCAACGTCGAGACGTTCGAGGCCATCGAACCCGGCGCGGGCGACGCGCTCCGGGAGTACCTCGACACCTCCGCGACCCACTACGAGACGGCGATGGAGCACTTCGTGTACGAGGACCGCCCGCGCCTGCGCGACTGGGTGGAGCTCGACGTGATGAGGGCCGCGCCCATCGGCCTCCAGCTCATCGGGACGATGGACGACTACGTGGCCGACTACTTCGAGACGCCGAAGCTCCGCCAGATAATGCAGTACACGCTCGTGTTCCTCGGCGGCTCGCCGCGCAACACGCCCGCGCTGTACAACATGATGAGCCACGTCGATTTCAACATGGGCGTGTACTACCCCGAGGGCGCGGACCCCTCGCCGGAGACGCGCACGCTCATCGACGACCCGGAGGGCGAGGTCACGGGCCTCTCGGCCGTCGTCTCGGGGCTCGTCGAACTCGGCCGGGAGCTCGGCGTCTCCTACGAACTGAACGCGCCCGTCGCCGAGATAATCTCCCGGCGCGAGGGGTTCGAACTCGAACTCGCGGGCGGCGGCCGCTCGCGGTTCGACCTCGTCGTCTCCGACGCCGACTACGCCCACACGGAGCAGGAACTGCTCCCCGAACACGCCCGCGGCTACGACGCCGACTACTGGGACGAGCGCACCTACGCGCCCTCCGCGTTCCTGCTGTACATGGGCGTCGAGGGGGACATCGACCCGCTCGCACACCACACGCTCGTGCTCCCGGACGACTGGGACCCGCACTTCGACGACATCTTCGACACCCCCGCGTGGCCGGACGACCCCGCGTACTACGTCTGTGCCCCCTCGGAGACGGACGACACCGTCGCCCCCGAGGGCCACTCGAACCTGTTCGTGCTCGTCCCCATCGCCCCCGGCCTCGAGGACGGTCCCGAGGTCCGCGAGGAGTACCGCGAGGCCGTCCTCGACGACCTCGCGACGAACACGGGCGTCGAACTCCGCGACCGCATCGTGGTCGAGGAGGAGTTCTCCGTCTCGGAGTTCACGGAGCGGTACAACTCGATGAAGGGGACCGCGCTCGGGATGGCCCACACGCTCCGCCAGACCGCCCTGCTCCGCCCGCCGCACCGCTCGAAGGAACTGGACGGCCTCTACTTCACGGGGTCGTACACCACGCCGGGTATCGGCGTCCCGATGTGTCTCATCTCCGGCGAACACACCGCCGACGCCGTGCTCGCGGACCGCGACTGA
- a CDS encoding SDR family oxidoreductase has translation MDTVVVTGASRGIGAAVAREYGAAGDRVVLCARSADALEAVADDVEDAGGEAVAQRADVRDEYDMERLMETAAREGGAIDAVFANAGVYHGAPGETPLADEAYSAFDEHLRVNGRGVFAAVSEAVPHLADDARVVIPSGGIAREAKAGFGSYAASKALAEALARQFAAELDQAVGVVDPGQVTSDLTNGMQGRDPADVAPMFRWAATAADDLDGNVLTLRDWKSATR, from the coding sequence ATGGACACGGTCGTAGTCACGGGCGCGAGTCGCGGTATCGGGGCGGCGGTGGCACGCGAGTACGGCGCGGCGGGCGACCGCGTGGTGCTGTGTGCCCGCTCCGCGGACGCGCTGGAGGCGGTGGCCGACGACGTCGAGGACGCCGGCGGCGAGGCCGTCGCCCAGCGCGCCGACGTGCGCGACGAGTACGACATGGAGCGGCTGATGGAGACGGCCGCGCGCGAGGGCGGGGCCATCGACGCCGTGTTCGCCAACGCGGGCGTCTACCACGGCGCGCCCGGCGAGACGCCCCTCGCGGACGAGGCGTACTCGGCGTTCGACGAACACCTCCGCGTCAACGGCCGGGGCGTGTTCGCCGCCGTCAGCGAGGCCGTCCCCCACCTCGCCGACGACGCGCGGGTGGTGATTCCCTCCGGCGGCATCGCCCGCGAGGCGAAGGCCGGGTTCGGTTCCTACGCCGCCTCGAAGGCGCTGGCCGAGGCGCTCGCCCGGCAGTTCGCCGCCGAACTCGACCAGGCGGTCGGGGTCGTGGACCCCGGACAGGTGACCTCCGATCTCACGAACGGGATGCAGGGCCGCGACCCGGCGGACGTGGCCCCGATGTTCCGGTGGGCCGCGACGGCGGCCGATGACCTCGACGGCAACGTCCTCACCCTGCGCGACTGGAAGTCCGCGACCCGGTGA
- a CDS encoding ZIP family metal transporter, translated as MSVESVTVPRVGDVSLAGVAGTLLLLALTVVGLRAGTDKVLVVSWVAFLAMGGFAYFGARAAGTQDAYRLVWGYGLAAGAMITSAAVFLLPQAFGLGGQVGGFGVAAGILAGYGAHTVGHRLTHLDTSFDDTALQISAHALAAGLIIGVIYAALPTVGLLLGLAIVSHKGPAGYAAARRLRKAGKPVSVLLFPAAAVGLTAIPVAVLDPTFSTGMQAAVFGFGAGVFLHVAMDFLPECETGTEVGEVARLSEDAHALLDRLRVHAVASTLLGGLAVFAAWLVIA; from the coding sequence ATGTCAGTCGAATCCGTCACCGTGCCCCGCGTGGGCGACGTGTCGCTCGCGGGCGTCGCCGGGACGCTCCTGTTGCTCGCGCTCACCGTCGTCGGCCTCCGGGCCGGAACCGACAAGGTGCTCGTCGTCTCGTGGGTCGCCTTCCTCGCCATGGGCGGGTTCGCCTACTTCGGCGCGCGCGCCGCCGGCACGCAGGACGCCTACCGCCTCGTGTGGGGCTACGGCCTCGCCGCGGGCGCGATGATAACCTCCGCGGCCGTCTTCCTGCTCCCGCAGGCGTTCGGCCTCGGCGGGCAGGTGGGCGGCTTCGGCGTCGCAGCCGGCATCCTCGCCGGCTACGGGGCCCACACCGTCGGGCACCGCCTCACCCATCTGGACACCTCCTTCGACGACACGGCGCTCCAGATATCGGCCCACGCGCTCGCCGCGGGGCTCATCATCGGCGTCATCTACGCCGCGCTCCCGACGGTGGGACTGCTGCTCGGCCTCGCCATCGTCTCGCACAAGGGCCCCGCCGGCTACGCCGCCGCGCGGCGACTCCGGAAGGCCGGCAAGCCCGTCTCCGTCCTCCTGTTCCCGGCGGCCGCCGTCGGCCTGACGGCCATCCCCGTCGCGGTGCTCGACCCGACGTTCTCGACGGGGATGCAGGCCGCCGTCTTCGGCTTCGGCGCGGGCGTCTTCCTCCACGTCGCGATGGACTTCCTCCCGGAGTGCGAGACCGGCACCGAGGTGGGCGAGGTGGCCCGCCTCTCGGAGGACGCCCACGCCCTGCTCGACCGCCTCCGCGTCCACGCCGTCGCCTCCACCCTGCTCGGGGGCCTCGCCGTGTTCGCGGCGTGGCTCGTCATCGCCTAG
- a CDS encoding GNAT family N-acetyltransferase, translated as MDVRPATPDDAEAIARVGTETWHDTYDDVMGRGTVTDLTDEWYDPEAVRDYFDDDGFAAYVAEADGVVGYAYSRAGEDGLWHLPAVYVLPERQGEGIGAALADRVEADARAAGADRVRLVVLEANEAARAFYEARGYRATGEREESVVEGTTEAVYELEV; from the coding sequence ATGGACGTTCGCCCCGCGACCCCCGACGACGCCGAGGCCATCGCCCGCGTCGGCACCGAGACGTGGCACGACACCTACGACGACGTAATGGGCCGCGGGACGGTGACCGACCTGACCGACGAGTGGTACGACCCCGAGGCGGTCCGCGACTACTTCGACGACGACGGCTTCGCGGCCTACGTCGCCGAGGCCGACGGGGTGGTCGGCTACGCGTACAGCCGCGCCGGCGAGGACGGCCTGTGGCACCTCCCGGCCGTCTACGTCCTGCCCGAGCGGCAGGGGGAGGGCATCGGCGCGGCGCTGGCCGACCGCGTGGAAGCCGACGCCCGCGCGGCCGGCGCCGACCGGGTTCGGCTGGTCGTCCTCGAAGCGAACGAGGCGGCGCGGGCGTTCTACGAGGCGCGCGGCTACCGGGCGACGGGCGAGCGCGAGGAGTCGGTCGTCGAGGGGACGACGGAGGCGGTGTACGAGCTGGAGGTCTAG
- a CDS encoding Nif3-like dinuclear metal center hexameric protein, with product MKLSEFADRLDDELAVADWRGADYAVNGLQVGPEDAEVEHAAFAVDGVVATFEAAADAGADVLVVHHGVSWGGIDRVTGKEYDRVRALLDNDLALYAAHVPLDAHPAYGNAARLCEYLDLDVVEGFGREGPGHVGQRGRAAEPYTTAELRERLEELEGGDGVQVLDFGPERIEDVAVLTGSGTDWLDEAREKGVDALITGEGKQPAYHEAREAGISVFLAGHYATETFGVRALADLAEGWEVETTYLSHPTGL from the coding sequence ATGAAGCTCTCCGAGTTCGCCGACCGGTTGGACGACGAGCTAGCCGTCGCCGACTGGCGCGGCGCGGACTACGCGGTGAACGGCCTCCAGGTGGGGCCCGAGGACGCCGAGGTCGAACACGCGGCCTTCGCCGTCGACGGCGTCGTCGCGACGTTCGAGGCCGCCGCCGACGCGGGCGCGGACGTGCTCGTCGTCCACCACGGGGTGTCGTGGGGCGGCATCGACCGCGTGACGGGCAAGGAGTACGACCGGGTTCGCGCCCTCCTCGACAACGACCTCGCGCTGTACGCCGCCCACGTCCCGCTCGACGCGCACCCGGCGTACGGCAACGCCGCACGACTGTGCGAGTACCTGGACCTCGACGTCGTCGAGGGGTTCGGCCGCGAGGGGCCGGGCCACGTCGGCCAGCGCGGCCGCGCGGCGGAGCCGTACACGACCGCCGAACTGCGCGAACGACTGGAGGAATTAGAGGGGGGCGACGGGGTGCAGGTGCTCGACTTCGGGCCCGAGCGCATCGAGGACGTGGCCGTCCTCACCGGGAGCGGGACGGACTGGCTGGACGAGGCGCGCGAGAAGGGCGTGGACGCGCTGATAACGGGCGAGGGGAAACAGCCGGCGTACCACGAGGCGCGCGAGGCCGGAATCTCGGTGTTCCTCGCGGGCCACTACGCGACGGAGACGTTCGGCGTCCGGGCGCTCGCCGACCTCGCGGAGGGATGGGAGGTCGAGACGACCTACCTGTCGCACCCGACCGGGCTCTGA